A stretch of Myxococcus hansupus DNA encodes these proteins:
- the serS gene encoding serine--tRNA ligase produces the protein MLDLRNVAQNFDAVVARLKTRGGNLDLGPFQRLFAERRELYVSVESLAARRNAANEEMKRKAKEDPKALDALRGDLRAVSQEIKEKEARLKEVEEELNRILLLIPNVPHESVPVGSDAEDNVQVALWGEKPDLLFAPKQHFELGEKLGMLDFERAAKVSGSRFTFYKGALARLERALVTFMIDVHSHKGYTELLPPYLVLRETMMGTGQLPKFEDDVFKTVGEPERFLIPTAEVPVTNYHSDEILEGESLPIRYCAFSPSFRAEAGAAGKDTRGLIRQHQFHKVELVKFAQQEKSLDELESMTDDACDILRRLGLHHRVMLLCTGDMGFSARKTYDIEVWMPGQNAYREISSCSDCGDFQARRAKIRYRAQKGDKPQLAHTLNGSGLAVGRTTIAILENYQREDGSVAIPEALVPYMGGLKELKPI, from the coding sequence ATGCTGGACCTCCGGAACGTTGCGCAGAACTTCGATGCGGTGGTCGCCCGGCTCAAGACGCGGGGCGGCAACCTGGATTTGGGCCCTTTCCAGCGGCTCTTCGCCGAGCGCCGCGAGCTGTACGTCTCCGTGGAGTCGCTGGCCGCGCGCCGCAACGCCGCCAACGAGGAGATGAAGCGCAAGGCGAAGGAGGACCCCAAGGCGCTGGACGCGCTGCGCGGCGACCTCCGCGCCGTCTCCCAGGAAATCAAGGAGAAGGAGGCGCGCCTCAAGGAAGTGGAGGAGGAGCTCAACCGCATCCTCCTGCTCATCCCCAACGTGCCCCATGAGTCCGTCCCGGTGGGCAGCGACGCCGAGGACAACGTCCAGGTGGCCCTCTGGGGCGAGAAGCCCGACCTGCTCTTCGCGCCCAAGCAGCACTTCGAGCTGGGTGAGAAGCTGGGCATGCTCGACTTCGAGCGCGCCGCCAAGGTGTCCGGCAGCCGGTTCACCTTCTACAAGGGCGCGCTGGCGCGGCTGGAGCGGGCGCTCGTCACCTTCATGATCGACGTGCACTCCCACAAGGGCTACACGGAGCTGCTCCCGCCCTATCTGGTGCTGCGCGAGACGATGATGGGCACCGGCCAACTGCCCAAGTTCGAGGACGACGTCTTCAAGACGGTGGGAGAGCCCGAGCGCTTCCTCATCCCCACCGCCGAAGTCCCCGTCACCAACTACCACTCGGACGAAATCCTGGAGGGCGAGTCCCTCCCCATCCGCTACTGCGCCTTCAGCCCCAGCTTCCGCGCGGAAGCCGGCGCCGCGGGCAAGGACACCCGCGGCCTCATCCGTCAGCACCAGTTCCACAAGGTGGAGCTGGTGAAGTTCGCCCAGCAGGAGAAGAGCCTGGACGAGCTCGAGTCCATGACGGACGACGCCTGCGACATCCTCCGCCGCCTGGGCCTCCACCACCGCGTGATGCTGCTGTGCACCGGGGACATGGGCTTCAGCGCACGGAAGACGTACGACATCGAGGTCTGGATGCCCGGGCAGAACGCCTACCGGGAGATTTCGTCCTGCTCCGACTGCGGCGACTTCCAGGCCCGCCGGGCGAAGATTCGCTACCGGGCCCAGAAGGGGGACAAGCCCCAGCTCGCCCACACGCTCAACGGCAGCGGCCTGGCGGTCGGCCGGACGACCATCGCCATCCTGGAGAACTACCAGCGCGAGGACGGAAGCGTGGCCATTCCGGAGGCGTTGGTGCCGTACATGGGCGGGCTGAAAGAGCTGAAACCGATTTGA
- the tadA gene encoding tRNA adenosine(34) deaminase TadA, which yields MSDEAFMQQALTLAREAAELGEVPVGAVAVLDGAVVGTGFNRREVDRNPLAHAEMLAMDAAARKIGAWRLSGVTLYVTLEPCAMCAGGLVQSRVTRLVFGASDPKAGAVGSLYNLVEEPRHNHRLQVTSGILADESRLLLKTFFGRLRAKKREN from the coding sequence ATGAGTGACGAAGCTTTCATGCAGCAGGCGCTAACGCTCGCGCGGGAAGCGGCGGAACTCGGAGAGGTCCCCGTTGGTGCAGTTGCGGTATTGGACGGTGCAGTCGTTGGCACTGGCTTCAATCGCCGGGAGGTGGACCGAAACCCACTTGCTCACGCTGAGATGTTGGCAATGGATGCCGCAGCCCGGAAGATCGGTGCTTGGCGGCTCTCGGGTGTCACCCTGTATGTGACGCTTGAGCCTTGTGCCATGTGCGCCGGAGGCTTGGTGCAATCTCGTGTGACACGACTTGTTTTCGGTGCTTCGGATCCGAAAGCAGGTGCCGTGGGTTCGCTCTACAATCTCGTCGAAGAGCCTCGACACAATCACCGGCTCCAAGTCACAAGTGGTATTCTGGCGGACGAGAGTCGCCTGTTGCTGAAGACGTTTTTCGGACGCTTGCGTGCGAAGAAACGTGAAAATTGA
- a CDS encoding tetratricopeptide repeat protein: protein MKVSCPSCQTNYNIDDKRIPPGGAKLKCARCQTTFPIKLDAVSAPPATEAAVPLPGTSAPAPQAPAPQAAAIPLPGAASQAAAIPLPGASSQAAAIPLPGAASHAAAIPLPGAAAPQAAIPLPGSPASQAAAIPLPGSPAAAGAIPLPGSSAAIPLPGGPGAAGAIPLPGAPASAGAIPLPGSPAPAGAIPLPGTAAPQAAIPLPGAPTGAGAIPLPGVPAGAQAIPLPGATAGAIPLPGATAGAIPLPGATAGAIPLPGAPAAQAAIPLPGAAAGAIPLPGVSDPFGADPGAAIPFPGGDPEPDPFAFDMSEPEQAAPQPDAFGFDMGTPAGAAPEEDAFAFDMSSPAEAAAAMPQSGGDVSLDAFGGYDEDPVQETRDVTRVVAIPMPTDAFREPPAPDSGYGVNEPAGTARDFDFDTTEAPAEDASQGYGVDAPAGTARDFDFSDDALPVPVEAAPPEDAFAFDIESPTGDAQAAVPEADPFALPPPAASAPMDDPFALPPQEDAFALPPHPDAYAMPSAPEDSPYAMPPPAAGAPSFDFDELPVPANGDPFALPPPAADFSDLPAPAAPQALEFADLPTPAAPAPDLSFDFNEPPAPSADPFAVDFSAPPPAADPFAADFGSVPSGDPFAVDFSAPPPAAPAPAADPFAIDFAEPTAPPVSVNPAVDFGDVDFGSPAPSPSIPDSLEFDPTARPDDDLEADLSDPLPPPPNAGPADGLEMLSFIDDAAGKESGAQAGAKVRRFHVRRRSGKVFGPFDEGVIVKMLEDGQLLGNEDVSLDSEAWSAIGTVPTFAAAIQRLMEGPAKLVTPTAAPATTVVDAPHVESASPQANMRRLEQLYEGRMAAVSVVDRSGHTEKWKKRIPAMIAAGVVVVVAGIGAATEFGTRYGAFGRRALFPARISSGTAEAKQVEEVQKALLQDTFESYKQARELSAQVLQKKEYPEVRSLWCQSVYYLQRRYAAGNPNEMTRCRQDLAEIGMLGEKDVAVIKASAAIALTGRQADTIIPTLSGAYSREDTQGDLELAFLLAEAYGQKRDEKRALDTLSKVLAKDPKSAKAHHAVGNLHQAADRADEAVAAYAAALEADPKHVASAVELAAVELLVRKDVAKGTEAVERALATDVQSALGPAELARARGLKGVALFQKHQPKEAEAELKAALEMDGKSPFLRGQLARVMRAQRNFDAALPIYEALAAEEAGNLEFADGHITALVMTGKMQDALEAVKKANGVFPNEARIAYLYGRIEDALDKLADAEGHYKRAIAADENLVEARLYLGRFYLAQRRNAEARGQLDEAVKRAPEHAGVRAGLGELALAENNALLAQQEFERSVKIDPILADAHLGLSRVALLTDDLETAKSEANRALELDPHLLKDGRLQRGLVLWRLGQLEEAVAELEKAKTEDPRSTTIPITLGAVLLERGDLPGAESNLGLALSNEPSNHEALYYLALVKAKRLEFTQAMDNMRKAVERAPNRPDYHYAYGVILRDAKNLPDAMAAWRKAVELDRNHADGHEALGHALLESSQFDEAIAAFESSLKADPRRTRVLGSIGDAYFAAARWNDAIKRYQSALKADPKLAYVYYKVARAFTEQAQHAKAIDWYRKATNLEPENPMAYYYLGFAYKERNKKREAVQAFKDYLSRKPNATDKKDIEDEIYDLQN, encoded by the coding sequence ATGAAAGTCTCCTGCCCGTCTTGCCAGACGAACTACAACATCGATGACAAGCGGATCCCCCCGGGCGGCGCGAAGCTCAAGTGTGCCCGGTGCCAGACCACGTTCCCCATCAAGCTTGATGCGGTGAGCGCGCCCCCGGCGACCGAGGCCGCCGTTCCCCTCCCGGGAACGTCCGCGCCCGCCCCGCAGGCCCCCGCGCCCCAGGCCGCCGCCATCCCGCTGCCCGGTGCCGCGTCTCAGGCCGCCGCCATCCCGCTGCCCGGTGCCTCGTCCCAGGCCGCCGCCATCCCGCTGCCGGGGGCGGCCTCGCACGCTGCGGCCATCCCGCTGCCGGGTGCCGCTGCGCCCCAGGCTGCCATCCCCCTGCCGGGAAGCCCCGCATCTCAGGCCGCCGCCATCCCGCTTCCAGGTTCGCCCGCGGCTGCCGGAGCCATTCCGCTGCCGGGTTCGTCCGCCGCCATCCCGCTGCCGGGTGGCCCTGGGGCTGCTGGAGCCATCCCGCTGCCGGGTGCCCCTGCGTCTGCCGGAGCCATCCCGCTTCCGGGTTCGCCCGCGCCTGCCGGAGCCATCCCGCTGCCGGGCACCGCCGCGCCCCAGGCCGCCATCCCACTGCCGGGCGCACCGACGGGCGCTGGCGCCATCCCGCTGCCCGGAGTGCCCGCTGGCGCGCAGGCCATCCCCCTCCCGGGTGCCACGGCCGGAGCCATCCCCCTCCCGGGCGCCACTGCCGGTGCCATCCCCCTGCCGGGTGCCACTGCCGGCGCCATCCCGCTGCCCGGAGCGCCCGCGGCCCAGGCCGCCATTCCGCTTCCTGGAGCCGCTGCCGGCGCCATTCCCCTGCCGGGCGTCTCCGATCCATTCGGAGCCGACCCCGGTGCCGCCATTCCCTTCCCCGGCGGCGACCCTGAGCCCGATCCGTTCGCCTTCGACATGAGCGAGCCCGAGCAGGCCGCCCCGCAGCCGGACGCGTTCGGCTTCGACATGGGCACGCCCGCCGGAGCCGCCCCCGAGGAGGACGCCTTCGCCTTCGACATGAGCTCGCCGGCCGAGGCCGCGGCGGCCATGCCGCAGTCCGGCGGAGATGTCTCGCTCGACGCGTTCGGGGGGTACGACGAGGACCCCGTCCAAGAGACCCGCGACGTGACCCGCGTGGTCGCCATTCCGATGCCGACCGACGCCTTCCGCGAGCCGCCCGCTCCGGACTCCGGTTATGGCGTGAACGAGCCCGCGGGCACGGCGCGCGACTTCGACTTCGACACCACCGAAGCCCCCGCGGAAGACGCCTCGCAGGGCTACGGGGTCGACGCGCCCGCCGGCACGGCGCGCGACTTCGACTTCTCCGACGACGCCCTGCCCGTTCCCGTGGAGGCCGCGCCCCCCGAGGACGCGTTCGCCTTCGACATCGAGTCGCCCACGGGCGACGCGCAGGCCGCGGTTCCCGAAGCGGACCCGTTCGCCCTGCCGCCGCCCGCCGCCAGCGCGCCCATGGACGACCCGTTCGCCCTGCCTCCGCAGGAGGACGCCTTCGCGCTGCCGCCGCATCCCGACGCGTACGCGATGCCCTCGGCGCCCGAGGACTCACCCTACGCGATGCCGCCGCCCGCGGCTGGCGCGCCCTCGTTCGACTTCGACGAGCTGCCTGTGCCCGCGAACGGGGACCCGTTCGCCCTGCCGCCGCCCGCCGCGGACTTCTCCGACCTGCCCGCGCCCGCGGCGCCCCAGGCCTTGGAGTTCGCGGACCTGCCGACCCCGGCCGCGCCCGCTCCGGACCTTTCGTTCGACTTCAACGAGCCCCCGGCGCCCTCGGCGGACCCGTTCGCCGTCGACTTCAGCGCGCCTCCGCCGGCCGCGGATCCGTTCGCCGCGGACTTCGGCTCCGTCCCGTCCGGGGACCCGTTCGCCGTCGACTTCAGCGCCCCGCCTCCGGCCGCGCCCGCTCCCGCGGCGGACCCGTTCGCCATCGACTTCGCAGAGCCCACCGCGCCCCCGGTCTCCGTCAACCCGGCGGTGGACTTCGGCGACGTGGACTTCGGCTCGCCCGCGCCGTCGCCCTCCATTCCGGACTCGCTCGAGTTCGACCCCACCGCCCGGCCGGATGACGACCTGGAGGCGGACCTCTCCGACCCGCTGCCGCCGCCGCCCAACGCCGGCCCCGCGGACGGCCTGGAGATGCTGTCCTTCATCGACGACGCCGCGGGCAAGGAGAGCGGCGCGCAGGCCGGCGCCAAGGTGCGCCGTTTCCACGTCCGCCGCCGCTCCGGCAAGGTGTTCGGCCCGTTCGACGAAGGCGTCATCGTCAAGATGCTCGAGGACGGGCAGCTCCTGGGGAACGAGGACGTCTCGCTCGACTCGGAGGCCTGGTCCGCCATCGGCACGGTGCCCACCTTCGCCGCCGCCATCCAGCGGCTGATGGAAGGGCCCGCCAAGCTGGTGACGCCCACCGCGGCCCCCGCCACCACCGTGGTCGACGCGCCCCATGTGGAAAGCGCCAGCCCGCAGGCCAACATGCGGCGCCTGGAGCAGCTCTACGAGGGCCGCATGGCCGCGGTCTCCGTGGTGGACCGCAGCGGCCACACGGAGAAGTGGAAGAAGCGCATCCCCGCGATGATCGCCGCCGGCGTGGTGGTGGTGGTGGCGGGCATCGGCGCGGCCACGGAGTTCGGAACGCGCTACGGCGCCTTCGGCCGCCGTGCCCTCTTCCCCGCGCGCATCTCCAGCGGCACCGCCGAGGCCAAGCAGGTCGAAGAGGTCCAGAAGGCGCTGCTCCAGGACACCTTCGAGAGCTACAAGCAGGCCCGCGAGCTCAGCGCCCAGGTGCTCCAGAAGAAGGAGTACCCGGAGGTCCGCTCGCTGTGGTGCCAGTCGGTCTATTACCTCCAGCGCCGCTACGCCGCGGGCAACCCCAACGAGATGACCCGCTGCCGGCAGGACCTGGCGGAAATCGGGATGCTGGGTGAGAAGGACGTGGCCGTCATCAAGGCGTCCGCGGCCATCGCCCTCACGGGTCGCCAGGCCGATACCATCATCCCCACCCTCAGCGGCGCCTACAGCCGGGAGGACACCCAGGGCGACCTGGAGCTGGCCTTCCTGCTGGCCGAGGCCTACGGCCAGAAGCGCGACGAGAAGCGCGCCCTGGACACGTTGAGCAAGGTGCTCGCGAAGGACCCCAAGTCCGCCAAGGCCCACCACGCCGTGGGCAACCTGCACCAGGCCGCCGACCGCGCCGACGAGGCCGTCGCCGCGTATGCAGCCGCCCTGGAAGCGGACCCGAAGCACGTGGCGTCCGCCGTGGAGCTGGCCGCCGTGGAGCTGCTGGTCCGCAAGGACGTCGCGAAGGGCACCGAGGCCGTGGAACGGGCGCTCGCCACGGACGTGCAGTCCGCGCTGGGGCCCGCGGAGCTGGCCCGGGCCCGGGGACTCAAGGGCGTGGCGCTGTTCCAGAAGCACCAGCCGAAGGAGGCCGAGGCCGAGCTGAAGGCCGCCCTGGAGATGGACGGCAAGTCGCCCTTCCTTCGCGGCCAGCTCGCGCGCGTGATGCGGGCCCAGCGCAACTTCGACGCGGCGCTCCCCATCTACGAGGCGCTGGCGGCGGAGGAGGCCGGCAACCTCGAGTTCGCGGACGGCCACATCACCGCGCTGGTGATGACCGGCAAGATGCAGGACGCGCTGGAGGCGGTGAAGAAGGCGAACGGCGTGTTCCCCAACGAGGCCCGCATCGCCTACCTCTACGGCCGCATCGAGGACGCGCTGGACAAGCTCGCCGACGCGGAGGGGCACTACAAGCGCGCCATCGCCGCGGACGAGAACCTGGTGGAGGCGCGCCTCTACCTGGGCCGCTTCTACCTGGCCCAGCGGCGCAACGCGGAAGCCCGCGGTCAGCTCGACGAGGCCGTGAAGCGGGCGCCGGAGCATGCCGGCGTGCGCGCGGGCCTGGGCGAACTGGCCCTGGCGGAGAACAACGCGCTGCTGGCCCAGCAGGAGTTCGAGCGGTCCGTGAAGATCGACCCCATCCTCGCCGACGCCCACCTGGGCCTGTCGCGCGTGGCCCTGCTGACGGACGACCTGGAGACGGCGAAGTCCGAGGCCAACCGCGCCCTGGAGCTGGACCCGCACCTGCTCAAGGACGGCCGGCTGCAGCGCGGCCTCGTGCTGTGGCGGCTGGGGCAGCTCGAGGAGGCCGTGGCCGAGCTGGAGAAGGCGAAGACGGAGGACCCCCGCTCCACCACGATTCCCATCACGCTGGGCGCGGTGCTCCTGGAGCGCGGTGACCTGCCGGGCGCGGAGAGCAACCTGGGCCTCGCGCTGAGCAACGAGCCCTCCAACCACGAGGCGCTCTACTACCTGGCGCTCGTCAAGGCGAAGCGGCTGGAGTTCACCCAGGCGATGGACAACATGCGCAAGGCCGTGGAGCGCGCGCCCAACCGCCCGGACTACCACTACGCCTACGGCGTCATCCTGCGGGACGCGAAGAACCTGCCGGACGCCATGGCCGCCTGGCGCAAGGCCGTGGAGCTGGACCGCAACCACGCGGACGGCCACGAGGCGCTGGGCCACGCCCTGCTGGAGAGCAGCCAGTTCGATGAGGCCATCGCCGCGTTCGAATCCAGCCTGAAGGCCGACCCCCGCCGCACCCGGGTGCTGGGCTCCATTGGCGACGCCTACTTCGCCGCCGCCCGCTGGAACGACGCCATCAAGCGTTACCAGTCCGCCCTGAAGGCGGACCCCAAGCTGGCCTACGTCTATTACAAGGTCGCCCGCGCCTTCACCGAGCAGGCCCAGCACGCCAAGGCCATCGACTGGTACCGCAAGGCCACCAATCTGGAGCCGGAAAACCCCATGGCCTACTACTACCTGGGCTTCGCGTATAAGGAGCGGAACAAGAAGCGCGAGGCCGTCCAGGCCTTCAAGGACTACCTGTCGCGCAAGCCGAACGCGACGGACAAGAAGGACATCGAGGACGAAATCTACGACCTGCAGAACTGA
- a CDS encoding glycosyltransferase family 39 protein, with protein sequence MSAPDLAAPTAVDPLLAPVELPEDVPRGAPARNWTRWVLSAVALLPGVIAVAQLGRIHPDEVFQALEPAWWRVHGYGVLAWEWRDGLRNWAVPGVLAGFLKLADALGITEPRAYRAVLAIPQAALHAWSLWAAYRFAERRAGPTGGGWAALFVGLYGPVLVFAGRTMAESISASLLVVAMEALDRRERETRAGLVGGLALGLAVVARYPSAIFVLAALVWLAASRRWRLLAFTCASGLAVALALGTLDWATWGTPFHSFVAYARFNVFSGRAAAQFGADAPGFYVKPFLAAVPLWLWAAVPSALSALRQRRAISLPLWCATAYAGVLLATAHKEERFLYPALVLLILAAAPSVVTFLAQEFGPRTRWSLTGLALVSSLAVGAVFPSGDLRADQIRAIVAATRGDARGLLIVNEGLWGSGGFFYLGKRIPWLTCDWPRDAAFQHALRDARFNRAVTFEDRALKELQAGGFRIIGRIGRETMLSRGE encoded by the coding sequence GTGTCCGCGCCAGACCTCGCCGCACCCACCGCTGTCGACCCGTTGCTCGCACCTGTCGAACTCCCGGAGGACGTGCCGCGCGGCGCCCCCGCCAGGAACTGGACCCGCTGGGTGTTGTCCGCCGTGGCCCTGCTCCCAGGCGTCATCGCCGTGGCGCAACTGGGCCGAATCCACCCGGACGAGGTGTTCCAGGCGCTCGAGCCTGCCTGGTGGCGGGTGCATGGCTACGGCGTGCTGGCCTGGGAGTGGCGTGACGGGCTCCGCAACTGGGCCGTGCCCGGCGTGCTGGCGGGCTTCCTCAAGCTGGCGGACGCGCTCGGCATCACCGAGCCACGGGCGTACCGCGCCGTGTTGGCGATTCCCCAGGCCGCGCTTCATGCCTGGAGTCTCTGGGCCGCATACCGCTTCGCCGAGCGCCGCGCCGGCCCCACCGGTGGCGGATGGGCGGCGCTGTTCGTAGGCCTCTATGGGCCGGTGCTCGTCTTCGCGGGCCGCACCATGGCCGAGTCGATTTCCGCCTCACTCCTCGTGGTGGCCATGGAAGCGTTGGACCGCCGCGAACGGGAGACACGCGCGGGGCTCGTGGGCGGACTGGCGCTGGGGCTGGCGGTGGTGGCGCGCTACCCGTCCGCCATCTTCGTCCTCGCGGCCCTGGTCTGGCTGGCGGCATCAAGGCGGTGGCGGCTGCTCGCCTTCACCTGCGCGAGTGGCCTGGCGGTGGCGCTGGCGCTGGGCACACTGGACTGGGCGACCTGGGGCACACCCTTCCATTCCTTCGTCGCGTACGCCCGCTTCAACGTCTTCTCGGGGAGGGCCGCGGCCCAGTTCGGCGCGGACGCGCCTGGCTTCTACGTGAAGCCGTTCCTCGCCGCCGTCCCGCTCTGGCTCTGGGCCGCCGTGCCATCGGCCCTTTCCGCGCTCCGTCAGCGGCGCGCCATCTCCCTCCCGCTCTGGTGCGCCACCGCATACGCCGGGGTGCTGCTGGCCACCGCGCACAAGGAGGAGCGCTTCCTCTATCCCGCCCTGGTGCTGCTCATCCTGGCCGCGGCTCCGTCGGTGGTGACCTTCCTGGCTCAAGAGTTCGGGCCACGCACCCGGTGGAGTCTCACGGGGCTCGCCCTGGTCAGCTCGCTGGCGGTGGGCGCCGTCTTCCCGTCCGGAGACCTGCGGGCGGACCAGATTCGCGCGATTGTGGCCGCCACCCGGGGCGACGCGCGGGGGCTGCTCATCGTCAACGAAGGGTTGTGGGGCTCGGGTGGCTTCTTCTACCTGGGGAAGCGGATTCCCTGGCTCACCTGCGACTGGCCGCGAGACGCTGCCTTCCAGCACGCCCTGCGAGATGCGCGGTTCAACCGCGCCGTCACCTTCGAGGACCGGGCCCTCAAGGAACTCCAGGCCGGCGGCTTTCGCATCATCGGCCGGATTGGGCGAGAGACGATGCTCTCCCGAGGTGAGTAG